The Brassica rapa cultivar Chiifu-401-42 chromosome A10, CAAS_Brap_v3.01, whole genome shotgun sequence genome segment CAACTATATAGTTTGATGCCCATTGAAACTATATATGGGCCCAAAAGTAGGCCCATGTAGATCTCATCTGTTACCCAAAATCAGAACTCGCAGTGAGATGAGTgacacacaaaaataaactaaccaacaaaaaaaaaaaaaaaattcgatgGCGGGGATACTCGCGAACACTATCCTCCTTCCTCAGCCTCCGATTCACCTTCCCGTTTCTTCATCTCGAAGCAGATCAACCCGAAGAACCCTAATCATGGTCAAAGCTTCCTCCGAACCTTCTGATTCAGCCTCAGTCTCCACCAAATCGAGCGAACCTGTAGTATTCACCGCTCCTCCCAATTTCAAGCCTCCGGAGCCGCAACGCTTCGCCGTTAAACCCGGGAAGCTCTTCGACGTCTTGGGCGCTTCAATCGGATTGCTCTTCCGCTTCGGCACCGGCGTCTTCGTCTCAGGGTACTCCGCTTCTTTCGTCTCCGAGGACGAGGTTCCACCTGACCAGTACGCGTTTCGTCTTGGCGGTAAAATCATTTTAACAGTTGCTTTCTATTAGCCGGTTTAAGGGCTCTGGAATTTGAATTGTCCGGTTTATTGATCTAATTATGATGTTATTAAGCAGGTTTACATTTTCGGTTTAATAGTTTGTTAGAGTACatattagttagttagttagttagttgtAACAAACTTTAAGCTCGTTAATGAAAAGCTTTggactttttttgttttttttttcaaaaggcTAATGATTGGTGATGATGCTATGTGTAGGGATCACTGTAAAGGAAAGCTCAAAGCTTGGGCCTCGTCCCGAGAAACCCATCGAGATTTACGAGTTTGAAGGGTAATGTTTATAATCTATTGAATGTGTGTGTTAATCCATTTTCACTTGATATTGAGTTgatctttactttttttttcatttccgGAATGTGAATAAATATAGCTGCCCCTTCTGTCGCAAGGTAAACTCTCTATCATTGTCTTTATATGTTTCACCATTAGCCAAGTTTCTCTAGATTTCCTTCTACTTATAATCATTTTAGCTTTTCCTCTTTGGTCTGAGTCTCCTTTAACAAAATGTGTGTAAGTGTACTGGTGTGGGGGAATTGTGCAGGTCAGGGAAATGGTTGGAGTGTTGGATCTTGATATTCTATACTATCCTTGTCCCAGAGGGAGTCCTAATTTTCGCCCCACGGTTAATCAGTTGGGTGGCAAACAACAGTTTCCCTACATGGTttgtcttttcttctttttttttaccctaaatgatttttctatttaaaactCATGTCTCTTTGTCTTGCCAACATCTTTATTCAGTaagaaataaagttttttttttcttcttttaattgTTAGGTTGATCCAAATACTGGAGTGTCCATGTATGAATCAGACGGAATCATCAAGTATCTGTCCGAGAAATATGGTCATTCCTCAATGGCTTTTGACA includes the following:
- the LOC103847353 gene encoding uncharacterized protein LOC103847353, with product MAGILANTILLPQPPIHLPVSSSRSRSTRRTLIMVKASSEPSDSASVSTKSSEPVVFTAPPNFKPPEPQRFAVKPGKLFDVLGASIGLLFRFGTGVFVSGYSASFVSEDEVPPDQYAFRLGGITVKESSKLGPRPEKPIEIYEFEGCPFCRKVREMVGVLDLDILYYPCPRGSPNFRPTVNQLGGKQQFPYMVDPNTGVSMYESDGIIKYLSEKYGDGTVPLSLTLGPLTAITAGFAMIGRMGKGNMYTPAKLPPKPLVFWAYEGSPFCKIVREVLVELELPHIQRSCARGSPKRHELLQKAGHFQVPYLEDPNTGVNMFESAEIIEYLKQTYAA